DNA sequence from the Acanthochromis polyacanthus isolate Apoly-LR-REF ecotype Palm Island chromosome 5, KAUST_Apoly_ChrSc, whole genome shotgun sequence genome:
GTTGCTGAGGTAGCGCAGCTGGATGGGTCTGGGGATTGGCTCTCCCAGGAAGTAACCTTCATCCTCTGACTCGGAGGATGAGGAGCAGGTGGAGCACCAATCATCGTCATCATAATCATCCCAGGAGTATTGGTTCAGGCCAGTGCGTCTACTGGCCCCGGGGTTCTGTAGAGTCAGGTCTGAAGTGGTCCTGGGGCACTGCCTGAAGAGTTGGGGCTGATATCTTCCACCTCCTCCGACCCCAAACTGGTCCCTGGCACTCCTTGGTGGTGGGAAGCGGTCGTAATCCTCTCGGACACGCAGCTGTGGTCTTTCTTGAGGTCTTGCCCTTCGATCTGCCACCAAGTGGAGAGCGTTTTCTGAACGAGAACGTCGGGATCTCCGGGAGCGGTGATGATGGTGCCGGCGCCTCTGTGGCGTCTCTTCTTGAGTCTCTATCCGGATACTTgctccccttcctcctcctccagctccaacACCACCCACCCTGCGCTCACTAATTGGTGGCAGGCGTGCAGCATTGGCGCTGCTCACCAAACTAATCCTATCCTCCTCTTGGAAGGTGAAGCCAGACGGCAAATGAGTCATGCCCATACCCACAGCCATGCCTGGAGGGTCACAGTACTGCACCTGGTACTGAGAGGATCTGGGAGGGTTCATTTCCATATAGGCCTGAGTGGCGTTGAGACTGTGAATCGACTCAGAGCTACGAAACTGCACTGAGGAATTGAGGGTGCCCATGTTACTTTTCTCTGACACATTCATTCCAGAGTCTTTGCTTAGATCTGGCATGGAGAAACGAGAAAGGTGCTCCTGACGCTTTCCACCACCATCTGCTGAGTTGCCTGTAAGGAAATTGAAATGGATTAGGCATGAACTTTATGGAAACAGCTTAATGTGCAACATGCCAATTTAGTAcctaacagaaaataaatccaaTCAAAGGTCAAACAATGGCTGTTACCAAACCCACCTGTAGCATTGGACAGAGCCAAGGACTCTATGGATCCTCTTGGGGTCTGCTCTAATGGGGTCAGTTGCTCTGTGAAGTTAAGTGCACTAATGGGGTTCCTGCTTCTTGCCACTTGGGTAGTTGCTGGAGGCCCTCCATCTCTGTCCCTCTGAAAACCGTGCAAACTAATGGAGCGCTTGTCTGAGGAGAAGCCATTGTGGTGCTGGGAGCAATGAGACACCTCAGTGAAGCTTTTTTGGGTCCTCAGTTTGGGTGGATAGTACTCCTCTGGAGCTGGCTGCTGGAACCATGCCTCATTCAGAGAGTGGCCTTTCATGGCTGAGATGGGGGGACGCTTCAAACCTCCGTTCTCCTTGATCCGGTGATCCTGCTGTTGATTATTCTGTCCAGAGCAGGTGGGGTTATAAGCACTCCTGACATTGCACTGGCTGAGGAGCTGGAGAGGAGTGGGGTTAGCAGTCGGGTCAGACTGGGAGTCATAACTATACCCATCACCTACTTGCTCCTGGTTTTGCCAAGACGGTGGCTCGCGAGTCAAACTTGGCGTTTGGCTGGAGAGACTAAGAAGATCCATTTGTAAAGACAGTGGGTCCACCTCCCCTGAAAATCTTTCAGTCTGcactccaccacctcctccaccctTTGCCGTCTTTGAGCTGCGTCTGGACTCTCTGGTGGAGCGAGCACTCTGGAAGGCTGAATCAGAGGAGTCAGAACCATTGGGTTCTTCTCCCAGACTGCAGGAACGTGAACAAAAGATCTGACCCTGCTTGGGCAGAAAGGGCCGACCCAGCAGAGAGCGCTTACAGCGGGCACAGCAGAAACAGCCCTCAGTGGCGTGCCAGTGCTGCCCATCATACGTCATCTGGCCTTGATCAATGcctgcaagaaagaaaaacaacgtGATTCCTTGGTGTTTAGGGAAAATGACAGATTCTGGGACTCATGTACAAAcgtaaaattaaaaaactaaacattatgTCAGTATCAAAGAGCTGTAATTAAAACTCttaatgtctcatttaaaaatgctgcCTTATGTGAAAATAGTTGCAAGTAGCTTGTTGAGTGAGAAAAATGAGCTAGAGGCAGTAACTTAACTGCGCTTTGGGGCTAACTCATTATGGAGCTTGCCCAGCATTGTATAAACACATTGCATTTCGAGAATGTTTCCAGTTGTCGCAGGGGGAAGGAAAACTAGCTATTTGCTAATGGCTGCCATCTGGTGCGAGAGTGTTTTCTGATGGTTTCAGTTTATATTAAGTTGTGTTGTTTAGCCAAATTCTTTTCAGTGTCctgacagaaaaataattacagagCAAATTTGTTGATAGATGTGTGCCAGTATCACACCTGGGCATCCTGTTGTGGAAAACATCCACACACAGACTTAAGAGGCGGCATGAGGCCAAGAGGTGCTAATATGAAAGTTTCCAGCAGAAAATAACCCAAGTCCTTCTCTCGGTGTGCTTACCTGCAACACTCCAGCTTGTGAAATGCTTAAATCTGCGTTTACCTGACACTTGAGGCACGTGTTTATGATAAAACAGATCCTGAGGTAAAAGTCATTTGACATAGTCATGCCTTTGCCCCAGGTTGTTGTCGTGCTACATGATGTATACTCTACATATTTCTGTACTCTGTAAACTGATGTCTCTGTGGCCCTCAGCTGTGCACCCTTGCATTAAATGACTGACCCTGAATGACATCATTCCACAATAACTGTGGAAACCAGGCCAGATCCTTTCTACTGCAGCTCCCCTTTCCTCTGTGTTACAAAAAATTAGGTCATTCTTTCATCCTTGTAAAAAACCTGCAGCCCAATCACCTCACACttaattttattcatgtattatAATATTAGTTTTCTTAAGGGTTTCTTTGACCTGCTGGTGATAAATGCGGCTTGTATTAACTCATGGAATCTTGGGTGTGGAAGCCACATTACCAATATGCTCTCCACAGGAGTCACAGTACTCTGCGTAGAGGGACTCGAAGCAGGAGCAGCAGTAGGGCCGTCCCTCCTTCATGATGTACCGCTGGCCCCCCAGCACCGTCTCGCACTCAAAACAGCAGAAGTGCTTCATGTGCCAGTGACGGCCCTCTGCCTCGGTGCATTCATCCGCAAAGATGATCTGAGAAAGGATAGACAAGAAAGAGTTTCGTTTATCACAGCCCCACAGAGGTAAAACCTCAGCTGGGTTATTACAGCTTGCTGAATGACAGGACAAAGACTTCGCTtgccctccctccccctccatatgcaccactttctcctctgcagctctTAGATCATCCTCTTCGTTAGCGACTTGTGTAGGAGGCTAATATGTGTGGGGACTTGGCGAAATCTAGGAGGTACATTTGCTTTTAATTACGCCGCTGTTAAACTGTCGGGGTGCCTTTTAAGTACTAACAGTGTCCTTGTTCCCATTCGCAGAGTAAGAGAGTATATCAGTGTTAATGGTTGGGAGATCAGGATATTGAAAGCCGACCCCATTAAACTGGAGAAACCTCAGAGCACACTAAACCGTGACAGTGTGTGTTGTGAGCCTGTGAGCATCATATGACAGCAGTCTGGCATGTATGTAGgcatgaatatgtgtgtgtaaacaCTTTATAAATAGCTCTACTGACACAGTTACAGGCACAGTATGTTCGAACGGGTGACATGTGTATCTATTAACACACGATTATCCATGTGcaggcatgtgtgtgttcatgtgacAGGCATCTACCTCATCGCAGGCGGTGCAACGCGGCTTCAGCCTCTCAGCGTGGTGTCGGCCACAGTAGATCTTTCCATCCTGGTAGAAGTAGATGAGGTCCACCAGGAGCTCGTTGCACATGCTGCAAACAAAGCATGCAGGGTGCCAACACACACCATGGCCCGCCCGGGAGGCAAACACAGCGATGTCACCGCCATTTATCTGGCCTCCgcactaaaaacacacaagaaatttTTTAGAAACAGGTTGTTGTCATGCATTTTTTAAGTATCTCTCACATTTTAACTCCCACTATTGATCTTAAAATTCTAAATTCAGGTGTTACTTAAAGCCTTCCACCCAAAAAACCTTGGCTGGCATGACAAAAGCAAGGTAATGTTGGTTACATACCATAACTTCAGATCTACGAGTACAGGCAGAAAGACGTAGCCAAAGCAGAAGAGGCTCTTGCAAGGACATAACGGACTGTGAGCAAAGtgctcatttttgtttgttgttcaaACTAGCTGCTTGGCAGGTATTGCACAAATGTAGAACATAATGACACACATAAGTGACAGCAGTGTCCTCTTTGAGAGAGAATAACTCCCTTAAATGTAGAATTTGGTCTCAGAGACCAAGAAGGTTTACAGACCTTTTACAAGCACAAAAAAAGCTACAGCACATTTAACAAAAGGGAAAATCCAAAAAAGCTGCTCTCTCtcatgcagctttttaaagtcTACCAGAGTATTATCAGTAAATAATTTCATGTGAACAACCAGCTAAAAGCCACCCAGCTCAGTCAGAGAATTTCTTTTACATGTTCACTTCACAGGCTCAAATTTGTGAAAGCATGAGAAACCCAGAAAATTTGTGTACGAGCAAAACAATGTTCTTTGGAAATGATAGTTTGGCATCACTGATTTTCGCACTGCAACGTAATTCCTGTTACAACAGGTTGCTGTGGGCAGCACAGGAAGCAGTGTAATCCTGTGGGCTGTCATTAATGGAGACAAAACTGCACTGTAATTTGCTAAAAACTACAGAGAGGTAGATTTGTTGGAAAATTTGCGCCGACTGTTTGCTGGATCAGTAGGTCACAGTCATTAGAGAACAGTAGTAGATAATAGCTGCTACAAACTACAAATCACTTCATCTGATCaatattttcttgattatttgGCTGATTGGTCTGAAAAATACTTTCCAAAAGTCTCAGGTAATGTCTAAGAATTGTTCAACAGTCCAAAGCTCAATGagatttagcttttttttttttcccccaagaaACAATAGTTTTCCAACAAGATAAAGTGCTGCTTTTATGGGATCTTTGATAACATCAATACCAGCGCTGACACTGATTTAGTGTATCACATGGTGCATTTCTGTCTTTAACACAATTTCATGTGAAAGCCGGACTAAACTGAGAGCATGAgagtgtgtttatatgtgtggTTGAGGAGGACATGCACAGGGGAAGTTGtgtggctgatggaggacaCTGGAGGGGCAAATgggatggaaaaaaaactgagataTATGGAAGGATAAAAAGGAAAGGGAGATAGGCATGGAGGTGTAAAGGTAGACAAGCTGGAAAGATAAACGAGAGGGAGTGCAGCGGAGACGGGGAAAGGTCAGGTAGGCAAAGTGGATTTAGAGGGGTGGGAAGGTGGAGACGGAGGTAGAGTTACAATCAGGTTATCTGACTGGCACAAAGCCTACCGCTGCAAGGAGGCCGAAGGAGGGGGTGGGGAATTCAATCAATACACACTCTCCCGACAATCTGCtctctcgtgtgtgtgtgtgtttgtgtgtgtgtatgcgtctGCTAACTGGATGAGAAACACAAGCTGTAAAGCAGCTATACACCAGGGGCACCAACACAACAGAGACTAACTGCACTTCGGTTGTGTGCGCAGTAACAAATGGCTAGCGGATGCTGAAGTGTGCAGGTTTGTTGTTAAAAGGACACTCTATAGTCCCATAAGGCCGCTATAAGAACACACGTAGGCAatgctttaaatattttatgaaaCACCGCATTCTCCTGCGAAACATTTCAGGAAGATTTAGAGCAGTTTTAACTACTAGTTCCCTGACGTAATGTGTCATGCTaaattttaaatcaaacaaatacTGTTGGTGATAGCTGGCAGGGCcgcaagaaaaatgagacaacattCGCACATACGCCTCCTCGAGATCCTCTGAAGAACAAGACATCGAGGCGAGATTGACAAGGTCACAGCACTGTTATAAAAGCAGACGACGGTTACATCTCTGCCCTTTTATATGTCACCGCAGAGCGTCTCTCATACATCATAGCAAATACCTGAAATGCCAGCAGGCTGTTAAGTATGTCTGCCACATGATTCATTGATTTCATTCCACACAGCCACATGAAGCACCTTTGATCTTGTCATACTTGATTTGCTCTTCTTACGGTACAGACATGACATTTAGAGGTAAAATGATAAGACACTGCAAAAAGAGTGtttctgatatttttgtcaGCTACCTGTTCGCAGATCGCTCCCGTCATCGTCACGGGGAACGGACGGACATTGCCGCGACCCAGATTTTCCCGTTTCCGCTGGTTGCTGAAGAGCTTCAGTTCTCGCTTCTCTTCATCGTCCAGACTGTTACAGTAGCGCACCTGCATACAGATACATTTTTTAAGCTTGACCTGTTATGCAGATACATAGTGTAACGTAGTCATCTGAAAAGACTAAGAAAGAGATGCAAGAAATCACTTTTATGTCTATTATTCTATCAAAGAAGCTCCATTTTtgctgctggaaaaaaaaaaagcaaaagaagaaacaacCTGACAATGAACCAACAAATTACAAAGTGTGATGATATCCATAATGATAACCTGTGTCAAGACCTCTGAGATAACAGTCCACATCTTAGCAGATCAGATATTATGCTCATTTGCACAGTTGGAAGAACAACTGACCAGTCAGATTAGGAGGCATAAGGAGTGCTAAAGGGTGCCAGTCTTCTCCAAGATTGCGCCAAGTCCTAATGGCAAAACTAATATCATAAGATTAATTATCTGTGATGAAGATTTATTAATGCAACACACTTTAATAAGCAGCTACAAACACTTCAATATCTCACTGTCGTCGATTAAAAAGACAGACTCCATTTTTCCTGTGTCCGTCTCCCCACTgctctcctcttttctctgtATTGCCCcgaaggaggggagggagggaggaagcagtagatggatggattgagGTGGTGGGGGAGGGCGTCAGTTTGGACTCACCTCATTGTCGTGGGGCGGGAGCTGATGGAGCAGCTGTTTGATGCGGTATTTCTCTCCTGGGCTGTTCACATAGGGCACCTTGTCCTCGGGCAGAGAGCTGTAGTACTGATGAACCTGAGGACGAGGCGGACGCAGGtgagaggtggaggaggatgaagaagcACAACACGTACACAACATGTAAACTCGACGACAAACAGAACGTTTCATCACCAGCTAAACTCTTCATTAGAATTATAGAGCCTCTCTTCCAGTGCTTTTTTCTACTGTACAACAGCCAAAAAGCCCTTACAGGATTTAATGTAttgtaaaagacagaaaaaaaccccTACAAATTCTAAAGCTTTTTGTTCAATAAATCACTCTAAATGATTACATTATTGTTAAAATGTTGTTGATTAATTATATCAGCACTAAAATGTACAAGTGTGCTAAGACGAATTATCAAGATCTACAGCTGGGGGTCAccaatacacagacacacacagagttaaAATCACTTTGATTTATGGCCCACCAGTGGAGACTTAATGGAACCTCACCTCTCCATCTCTGCA
Encoded proteins:
- the prickle2b gene encoding prickle-like protein 2b isoform X2; the encoded protein is MPVEMEKTVTKLMYDFQRNSTSDDDSGCALEEYAWVPPGLKPEQVHQYYSSLPEDKVPYVNSPGEKYRIKQLLHQLPPHDNEVRYCNSLDDEEKRELKLFSNQRKRENLGRGNVRPFPVTMTGAICEQCGGQINGGDIAVFASRAGHGVCWHPACFVCSMCNELLVDLIYFYQDGKIYCGRHHAERLKPRCTACDEIIFADECTEAEGRHWHMKHFCCFECETVLGGQRYIMKEGRPYCCSCFESLYAEYCDSCGEHIGIDQGQMTYDGQHWHATEGCFCCARCKRSLLGRPFLPKQGQIFCSRSCSLGEEPNGSDSSDSAFQSARSTRESRRSSKTAKGGGGGGVQTERFSGEVDPLSLQMDLLSLSSQTPSLTREPPSWQNQEQVGDGYSYDSQSDPTANPTPLQLLSQCNVRSAYNPTCSGQNNQQQDHRIKENGGLKRPPISAMKGHSLNEAWFQQPAPEEYYPPKLRTQKSFTEVSHCSQHHNGFSSDKRSISLHGFQRDRDGGPPATTQVARSRNPISALNFTEQLTPLEQTPRGSIESLALSNATGNSADGGGKRQEHLSRFSMPDLSKDSGMNVSEKSNMGTLNSSVQFRSSESIHSLNATQAYMEMNPPRSSQYQVQYCDPPGMAVGMGMTHLPSGFTFQEEDRISLVSSANAARLPPISERRVGGVGAGGGGRGASIRIETQEETPQRRRHHHHRSRRSRRSRSENALHLVADRRARPQERPQLRVREDYDRFPPPRSARDQFGVGGGGRYQPQLFRQCPRTTSDLTLQNPGASRRTGLNQYSWDDYDDDDWCSTCSSSSESEDEGYFLGEPIPRPIQLRYLSNQELVHKYNNPGMGGPNRSGQLHTRKRRKSKNCIIS
- the prickle2b gene encoding prickle-like protein 2b isoform X1, with product MFSRGSKRRDSSRLLNPADEPQRGQPCTTCGEQCPGFALHKWRKICVHCKCRREEHAVTAMPVEMEKTVTKLMYDFQRNSTSDDDSGCALEEYAWVPPGLKPEQVHQYYSSLPEDKVPYVNSPGEKYRIKQLLHQLPPHDNEVRYCNSLDDEEKRELKLFSNQRKRENLGRGNVRPFPVTMTGAICEQCGGQINGGDIAVFASRAGHGVCWHPACFVCSMCNELLVDLIYFYQDGKIYCGRHHAERLKPRCTACDEIIFADECTEAEGRHWHMKHFCCFECETVLGGQRYIMKEGRPYCCSCFESLYAEYCDSCGEHIGIDQGQMTYDGQHWHATEGCFCCARCKRSLLGRPFLPKQGQIFCSRSCSLGEEPNGSDSSDSAFQSARSTRESRRSSKTAKGGGGGGVQTERFSGEVDPLSLQMDLLSLSSQTPSLTREPPSWQNQEQVGDGYSYDSQSDPTANPTPLQLLSQCNVRSAYNPTCSGQNNQQQDHRIKENGGLKRPPISAMKGHSLNEAWFQQPAPEEYYPPKLRTQKSFTEVSHCSQHHNGFSSDKRSISLHGFQRDRDGGPPATTQVARSRNPISALNFTEQLTPLEQTPRGSIESLALSNATGNSADGGGKRQEHLSRFSMPDLSKDSGMNVSEKSNMGTLNSSVQFRSSESIHSLNATQAYMEMNPPRSSQYQVQYCDPPGMAVGMGMTHLPSGFTFQEEDRISLVSSANAARLPPISERRVGGVGAGGGGRGASIRIETQEETPQRRRHHHHRSRRSRRSRSENALHLVADRRARPQERPQLRVREDYDRFPPPRSARDQFGVGGGGRYQPQLFRQCPRTTSDLTLQNPGASRRTGLNQYSWDDYDDDDWCSTCSSSSESEDEGYFLGEPIPRPIQLRYLSNQELVHKYNNPGMGGPNRSGQLHTRKRRKSKNCIIS